A single window of Nicotiana sylvestris chromosome 3, ASM39365v2, whole genome shotgun sequence DNA harbors:
- the LOC104215757 gene encoding small ribosomal subunit protein eS1-like, which translates to MAVGKNKRISKGKKGGKKKAADPYAKKDWYDIKAPSVFDIKNVGKTLVTRTQGTKIASEGLKHRVFEVSLADLQKDEDQAFRKIRLRAEDVQGKNVLTNFWGMDFTTDKLRSLVRKWQTLIEAHVDVKTTDSYTLRMFCIAFTKKRPNQQKRTCYAQSSQIRQIRRKMVEIMRNQASSCDLKELVAKFIPESIGREIEKATSSIFPLQNVYIRKVKILKAPKFDIGKLMEVHGDYSEDVGVKLDRPADETVAEAEPEVPGA; encoded by the exons ATGGCCGTCGG CAAGAACAAGAGGATTTCCAAGGGAAAGAAGGGAGGAAAGAAGAAGGC GGCGGATCCGTACGCAAAGAAGGATTGGTATGATATTAAGGCACCATCAGTTTTTGATATCAAGAATGTTGGCAAAACCCTCGTTACTAGGACTCAGGGTACCAAG ATTGCTTCAGAGGGCCTAAAGCATAGAGTATTTGAAGTGAGTCTGGCTGATCTTCAAAAGGATGAGGATCAGGCTTTCAGGAAGATCAGGTTGAGAGCTGAGGATGTGCAAGGAAAGAATGTCCTCACAAACTTCTGG GGGATGGATTTCACAACAGACAAGTTGAGGTCACTGGTTCGCAAATGGCAGACTTTGATTGAGGCCCATGTAGATGTCAAAACTACAGACAGCTATACCTTGAGGATGTTCTGCATTGCTTTTACAAAGAAGCGTCCAAACCAGCAGAAGCGTACGTGTTATGCTCAGAGCAGCCAGATCCGTCAG ATCCGTAGGAAGATGGTTGAAATCATGAGAAACCAAGCAAGTTCATGTGACCTGAAGGAGTTAGTTGCTAAATTCATCCCTGAATCAATTGGCAGAGAGATTGAGAAAGCAACTTCAAGCATCTTCCCTCTACAAAATGTTTACATCCGAAAAGTCAAGATCCTCAAGGCCCCCAAGTTTGATATTGGCAAGCTGATGGAG GTTCATGGTGATTATTCAGAAGATGTTGGTGTGAAGTTGGATCGGCCAGCTGATGAGACAGTAGCAGAGGCAGAACCCGAGGTTCCTGGAGCGTAG